From the Deinococcus aerius genome, one window contains:
- a CDS encoding GNAT family N-acetyltransferase, translating to MNIRETTDADLPVLAGIMNAVNPRHPVTAELLGHELRSLREHPLNPYVGVWLAEEGGRAVGTGFLMQPPGMFHPGRYWAEVMVLPEATGRGVGRALADILENCLAGRGAREVQAGAYEDEPRGLAFLTRRGFTETMRYFDNVLDLTAFDPAAWVQEARLPEGLRAVSLAGLIAEQGEDAAWRAYHSAFAEAREDVPRTGAATPLSFETFRERGAGPTFLPWGVLLAVTDAGEVVALSEMYADPTDATRINTGLTGTRRAWRRQGLGLALKLAALGQARERGIRTVWTNNATTNLPMLALNERLGFRPRPAFIEMRRGSVEGV from the coding sequence ATGAATATCCGCGAGACGACCGACGCCGACCTGCCCGTGCTGGCCGGGATCATGAACGCGGTCAACCCCCGGCATCCCGTGACCGCCGAGCTGCTGGGGCACGAGTTGCGAAGCCTGCGCGAACACCCGCTGAACCCCTACGTGGGGGTCTGGCTCGCCGAGGAGGGCGGGCGGGCGGTGGGCACGGGCTTCCTCATGCAGCCCCCCGGCATGTTCCACCCTGGCCGCTACTGGGCCGAGGTGATGGTGCTGCCGGAGGCGACGGGCCGGGGGGTGGGCCGCGCCCTCGCGGACATACTGGAGAATTGTTTGGCGGGGCGGGGCGCGAGGGAGGTGCAGGCGGGCGCCTACGAGGACGAGCCGCGCGGCCTCGCGTTCCTGACCCGGCGCGGTTTTACCGAGACGATGCGCTATTTCGACAATGTGCTTGACCTGACGGCCTTCGACCCGGCGGCCTGGGTGCAGGAGGCGCGGTTGCCGGAGGGCCTGCGCGCGGTCAGCCTCGCGGGGCTGATCGCCGAACAGGGGGAGGATGCCGCCTGGCGGGCCTACCACTCGGCCTTTGCAGAGGCGCGCGAGGACGTGCCGCGCACAGGTGCGGCGACGCCTCTTTCCTTCGAAACCTTCCGGGAGCGGGGGGCGGGACCCACCTTCCTGCCGTGGGGCGTGCTGCTCGCCGTGACCGACGCGGGTGAGGTCGTCGCCCTCTCTGAAATGTACGCCGACCCCACCGACGCCACTCGCATCAACACCGGCCTGACCGGCACCCGCCGGGCGTGGCGACGCCAAGGGCTGGGCCTCGCGCTCAAGCTCGCCGCCCTGGGCCAGGCCCGGGAGCGCGGAATTCGGACCGTCTGGACGAACAACGCGACCACGAACCTCCCCATGCTCGCGCTGAACGAGCGGCTGGGCTTTCGCCCCCGGCCCGCCTTCATCGAGATGCGGCGCGGGAGTGTGGAGGGAGTATGA
- a CDS encoding GNAT family N-acetyltransferase has product MTLTIRPIRDPEWEAAARLWTLAVPHDPFSAGDFCKRAAEQEGWGYTAFTLAALEGEEVVGLASVYQNPGMYHPHRFVLELAVHPGRQGRGVGGVLWEATRAELVRHGAQAVRTSAREDHPLAPGFLARRGFVAGNRYFTSALDLSTFDDGTYRVLEERLARQGVRVRSLRELREAGEPDLPARLHALMSDVRRDVPRSEPATPLSREVFEEAVLGDPGLLPEAYLIAEDAGGAWVGQTTLFRTEASPDLLTGLTGVTREARGQGVATLLKVHALRVARTLGVPAVRTDNASDNAPMLAINDRLGFVRDPASVSYRLEF; this is encoded by the coding sequence ATGACGCTCACGATTCGGCCCATCCGCGATCCCGAGTGGGAGGCCGCCGCCCGGCTGTGGACCCTCGCCGTGCCGCACGACCCCTTCAGCGCGGGGGACTTTTGCAAACGTGCCGCCGAGCAGGAGGGGTGGGGCTACACGGCCTTCACCCTCGCGGCGCTGGAGGGGGAGGAGGTCGTGGGCCTCGCCTCGGTGTACCAGAACCCCGGCATGTACCACCCGCACCGCTTCGTGCTGGAACTCGCCGTTCACCCGGGGCGGCAGGGGAGGGGAGTGGGCGGAGTGCTGTGGGAGGCGACGCGGGCGGAACTCGTCCGGCACGGGGCGCAGGCCGTCCGCACGAGCGCCCGGGAGGATCACCCCCTCGCCCCCGGCTTCCTCGCCCGGCGCGGGTTTGTGGCGGGGAATCGGTATTTCACGAGTGCCCTCGACCTCTCCACCTTCGACGACGGGACTTACCGGGTTCTGGAAGAGCGGCTGGCCCGGCAGGGCGTGCGCGTCCGCAGCCTGCGCGAGTTGCGGGAGGCCGGAGAGCCCGACCTCCCCGCCCGTCTCCATGCCCTGATGAGCGACGTGCGCCGGGACGTGCCCCGCTCCGAGCCCGCCACGCCGCTGAGCCGTGAGGTGTTCGAGGAAGCGGTTCTCGGCGACCCCGGCCTGCTCCCGGAGGCCTACCTGATCGCCGAGGACGCGGGCGGCGCGTGGGTCGGCCAGACCACCCTCTTCCGCACCGAGGCGAGCCCCGACCTGCTCACCGGCCTGACGGGCGTGACGCGGGAGGCGCGCGGGCAGGGGGTCGCCACGCTGCTCAAAGTCCACGCCCTGCGCGTGGCCCGAACCCTCGGCGTCCCCGCCGTCCGCACCGACAACGCGAGCGACAATGCGCCCATGCTCGCCATCAATGACCGCCTGGGCTTCGTGCGGGACCCGGCGAGCGTGAGCTACCGGCTGGAGTTCTGA
- a CDS encoding arginase produces MLLSLDWDAFSGTRELVFDAPIWGTRDREPDRLEAWRERARKRDPGAPGWTALDADFPLYPGWEGLERYAGIPATVTLTHADAWTWLEAFPGQDVLNVDSHYDLASLSGDAGRVRPGNWAGLGLRAGLIRRYTCLYPDWHAGLPVAEGFDLARTWDEVASLLPPEVLERVTLRRMDDPGAGLPDPARVTAVLLVQSPAWTSPAHDPVFFGLARTLRAVPLTPPLSRSGSA; encoded by the coding sequence ATGCTGCTGAGCCTCGACTGGGACGCCTTCAGCGGCACGCGCGAACTCGTGTTCGACGCGCCGATCTGGGGCACCCGCGACCGCGAGCCCGACCGGCTGGAGGCGTGGCGGGAACGGGCGCGTAAACGTGACCCGGGGGCGCCCGGCTGGACGGCCCTGGACGCTGACTTCCCCCTCTACCCCGGCTGGGAAGGGCTGGAACGCTACGCCGGGATTCCGGCCACCGTGACCCTCACCCACGCGGACGCCTGGACCTGGCTCGAAGCCTTTCCGGGTCAGGACGTGCTCAACGTGGACAGCCACTACGACCTCGCCAGCCTCAGCGGGGACGCGGGGAGGGTCAGGCCCGGGAACTGGGCGGGGCTGGGGCTGCGGGCGGGGCTCATCCGGCGCTACACGTGTCTTTATCCCGACTGGCACGCGGGGTTGCCCGTGGCGGAGGGGTTTGACCTGGCGCGAACCTGGGATGAGGTCGCGTCCCTGTTGCCCCCCGAGGTGCTGGAACGGGTGACCCTCCGGCGTATGGACGACCCCGGCGCGGGCCTCCCCGACCCGGCCCGGGTCACCGCCGTCCTGCTCGTGCAGTCGCCCGCGTGGACGAGTCCGGCGCACGATCCCGTCTTTTTCGGGCTGGCCCGTACCCTGCGCGCCGTGCCCCTCACCCCGCCGCTTTCCCGCTCAGGATCGGCCTGA
- a CDS encoding VUT family protein, with protein MTIPVAGRMPLLLIALYAGSILLANLTLNQFIQLPVFGLLSVGTIFFAAVFTLRDRIHRAGGLKAVYIAIATALIVNTLAALLVGTPWRFIGASFLAILVGELADTAVYQRLIEKSWWTRVLTSNAVSVPLDSVLFTLLAFYGSMSGRDIAQIIFADILAKYTIAALFAFRVRHAARAAAS; from the coding sequence ATGACCATTCCTGTTGCTGGCCGTATGCCCCTGCTCCTGATTGCGCTTTACGCGGGCAGCATCCTGCTCGCCAACCTGACGCTCAACCAGTTCATTCAGCTTCCCGTGTTCGGGCTGCTGAGCGTGGGCACGATCTTCTTCGCGGCGGTCTTTACCCTGCGCGACCGCATCCACCGGGCGGGCGGGCTCAAGGCCGTCTATATCGCCATCGCCACCGCCCTCATCGTCAACACGCTGGCCGCGCTGCTCGTGGGCACGCCGTGGCGCTTCATCGGCGCGTCGTTCCTGGCGATCCTGGTGGGCGAGCTGGCCGATACCGCCGTCTACCAGCGCCTGATCGAGAAGAGCTGGTGGACCCGCGTGCTGACGAGCAACGCCGTGAGCGTGCCGCTCGACTCGGTCCTGTTCACGCTGCTGGCCTTTTACGGCTCCATGAGCGGGCGCGACATCGCGCAGATCATCTTCGCGGACATCCTCGCCAAGTACACCATCGCCGCCCTGTTCGCCTTCCGGGTGCGCCACGCCGCGCGGGCTGCCGCCTCGTGA